The following DNA comes from Verrucomicrobiota bacterium JB022.
CGGAACATGCCACTGCACGATCCGGCCGGTTGTCTCCAGGTGGATAAAGTGCGGGATCAGCAGAATTGCGCCCCGCCCCTGCGCCTGCACCGCCTGGAGGTGCTCCAGACCGCTCAAGGTATGCGGAAGATCGAAGTCGCGGTTCGAGCGATACCAGTTGTGCCCCAGCTCCAGCGCCGCGATGCCCATCTGGCGGAAATTTTCCCGCACCAGGTCCTCCCGTTCGCTTTCGGCCAACTCCGGGAAGCAAATGCGCAGGTTGACGCGGGCCACTTGGGCGCGGATCGGGCAGGCGCGGTAAACGCCTTCACCCAGGGCCGCGCCGTAGGCCAGCACATCCGCGTAGTCCATGCGGCTGGCCGCCTGCAGCACTCCCAACCCCAGCCACGAAGGCCAGTAACGCGGGCGGGAAAAGTCGATTTCGCCTTCGGGCACGCTCATGCCCAACATATTGCAGCAAAACCCCACCGCTTGGCAATCCACCGACAAGCGATTGTTGCCTGATTGTGACGCGAGAGGCACCTAACCCACTTGCTTCAACGTATTCACCCCTTGTATACCTTCTCTGCATGACGACGGCTCACCAGCCGGTTGCCTACCGCTTTGGCGGCATGGCCGACCAAATCATGCTCTTGCCTGCGCTCGCCCGCTTGCAGCGCAGCTACGGCATGTCGCCGTTGCTCATCCACCGAGCGGGCTGGTCCGACGAGTTGCTGGCCGAGCAGTGGGGCGAAGTGAGAATTCTCCGGCCAGATCGGCTGCCCTACTGGCTCAACCCCTCGCAGCAAGCCCTGGTGAAAGAGCTGCGCGAGATCGGGCCCGCTCCCGCCTACCTCTTTGGCGACGCCGCGCGCCTCTATCCGCTGCTGGAGCTGGCCGGGCTGCAAGCTGGTGACATTATCGACGCCCGGCATTACCCCCGCGGGCCGCGAGAACACCAGGTAGCCTATCAACTCCGCCTCGCTTCGCAGTGCCCGCCACGCTGGCAAAGCGCATTTTGTGCCGACGCCCCGCTGCGTGAGCTACCAGCCCCCGTGCTGCAAGTCGACGACCGCCAGCGCCGCGAATGCCTCAGCTGGCTGACCGGGCGCCAGTGGGACGACCGCCCCTTTATCCTCATCCAGCCCGGCACCCACCTCACGCAAGAAGAGGAAGACGCCAGCGCCCGCCTCAACTGCCGCTGGCCCGAGCGCCACTGGGCCGCTGTCATCGACACCCTGTCGGTCGAAGCCGAAGGCGCGCGCTTCCTGCTCTGCGGCACGCCCGAAGACCTGCCCTATCACCGCCGCATTCTCGACCTCTGCCGCTACCGCCGCGTCGCCAGTCTGGCGGAAGGTCTCACCGCGTCGCGTCTCCTGCCACTGCTCGAATACGCGCACAGCATGATCAGCGTCAGTGCCGGGCCCGCCCACGCCGCCGCCGCCGTCAACTGCCCGCTGGTCGCCATCTTTGGCCGCACCGACCCGCATCGCGAACGCCCCCTCGCCCGCCAGGCCCCCGTGCTGATCGCCACCCCTCAAGGGCTCGACTGGATTCGCTGGGCGCCCGGCGAAGTCGAGCCCGAGCTGGTCGTGCAAGCCTGGCGAGAACTGGTGCGCACTCACCCCTGGCCCGCCAGCCACCCACGCCGCCGCGCCCCATCCCGCTTGTAAAACGCCTTTCGGCTCTTGAAAAAGCGCCCGGGGCATCTTTGTTTCAAG
Coding sequences within:
- a CDS encoding glycosyltransferase family 9 protein, which produces MTTAHQPVAYRFGGMADQIMLLPALARLQRSYGMSPLLIHRAGWSDELLAEQWGEVRILRPDRLPYWLNPSQQALVKELREIGPAPAYLFGDAARLYPLLELAGLQAGDIIDARHYPRGPREHQVAYQLRLASQCPPRWQSAFCADAPLRELPAPVLQVDDRQRRECLSWLTGRQWDDRPFILIQPGTHLTQEEEDASARLNCRWPERHWAAVIDTLSVEAEGARFLLCGTPEDLPYHRRILDLCRYRRVASLAEGLTASRLLPLLEYAHSMISVSAGPAHAAAAVNCPLVAIFGRTDPHRERPLARQAPVLIATPQGLDWIRWAPGEVEPELVVQAWRELVRTHPWPASHPRRRAPSRL